The Kineothrix sp. MB12-C1 genome includes a window with the following:
- a CDS encoding MarR family winged helix-turn-helix transcriptional regulator — protein MNCRVTEKIFEVMSMITEEQKKPREYGGQLLYHSEVAFLDVVQRFPELNVSDMSDLLRITKGAVTQVSVKLSKKGLLEIYTKVGNKKEKYFRLTREGEEVRKEHLSFHEESNRNLCGYLKTLSEGEIETIFEFLNHLKSCVPFCEFDCIHKQQDEKEGENEHESDIATHRQFTCDA, from the coding sequence ATGAATTGTAGAGTAACAGAGAAAATATTTGAGGTCATGAGTATGATTACGGAAGAGCAAAAGAAACCGAGGGAATATGGCGGACAGCTTCTATATCATTCGGAAGTTGCTTTTCTGGACGTAGTTCAGCGTTTTCCTGAATTGAACGTCAGCGATATGTCGGATCTTCTGCGGATTACAAAAGGAGCCGTTACACAGGTTTCTGTCAAGCTATCCAAGAAAGGATTGCTGGAGATATACACGAAGGTTGGAAATAAGAAAGAAAAGTACTTTCGGCTGACGAGAGAGGGAGAGGAAGTCAGAAAGGAACATTTGAGCTTTCATGAAGAGTCCAATAGAAACCTGTGCGGCTATTTAAAGACCTTAAGTGAGGGTGAGATAGAGACAATCTTTGAATTTTTGAATCATTTAAAAAGTTGTGTTCCGTTTTGCGAATTTGATTGTATACACAAGCAACAAGATGAAAAAGAAGGAGAAAATGAACATGAGTCAGACATTGCTACACATAGACAATTTACATGCGACGCTTGA
- a CDS encoding UxaA family hydrolase, which translates to MNFYGYERSDGKVGVRNHVLILPASVCASDTAEMIARQVSGAVSFHNQNGCSQVPSDQIHTMNMMAGYAANPNVYGTVVISLGCENCQMDLVVAEIKKLTDKPIKTLIIQEEGGTIRTMEKGVRYAMEMVQEASLLQKKEFPISKLIVGTECGGSDPTSGLAANPMVGEMCDLLVGEGGTAVLSETTEFIGAEHILAKRAANPELEKEIYHIISRYEESLEMAGEKVRAGNPSPGNKAGGITTLEEKSLGCIHKGGSTPVQDVVDYAMPIESKGLVIMDTPGNDPSSIAGMIAGGAQIVVFTSGRGTPTGNPLAPVIKVTGNRETYAMMQDNIDVDASHVIYGPESLEELGAMLLEEVVEVAKGKLTKAEVLGFVETSVQRVCNYA; encoded by the coding sequence ATGAATTTTTATGGATACGAAAGAAGTGATGGTAAAGTAGGAGTGAGAAACCATGTTTTGATTCTGCCTGCGAGCGTTTGCGCTTCCGATACGGCAGAAATGATTGCCAGACAGGTGAGCGGAGCGGTATCCTTCCACAATCAAAATGGATGTTCCCAGGTGCCGTCTGACCAAATCCATACCATGAATATGATGGCAGGATATGCGGCGAACCCTAATGTATATGGAACCGTAGTTATATCTCTTGGCTGTGAGAACTGCCAGATGGATCTTGTGGTGGCGGAGATTAAGAAGCTGACCGATAAGCCGATAAAGACCCTGATTATTCAGGAAGAAGGCGGTACGATCAGAACCATGGAAAAGGGAGTGCGTTATGCAATGGAGATGGTGCAGGAAGCTTCTCTTTTACAAAAGAAGGAATTCCCTATCAGTAAGCTGATTGTAGGAACCGAATGCGGAGGCTCCGATCCCACCTCAGGGCTGGCAGCCAATCCGATGGTAGGTGAGATGTGCGACTTGCTCGTAGGAGAAGGCGGAACAGCAGTATTAAGCGAAACCACCGAATTCATCGGGGCGGAACATATCCTGGCTAAAAGAGCGGCGAATCCTGAGTTGGAAAAAGAAATATACCATATTATTAGCAGATATGAAGAAAGCTTGGAAATGGCGGGAGAAAAGGTACGTGCAGGCAATCCTTCCCCGGGGAATAAGGCGGGTGGAATTACTACGCTGGAAGAAAAATCCTTAGGCTGTATCCATAAGGGAGGCAGCACGCCGGTACAAGATGTGGTGGATTATGCGATGCCTATCGAGAGCAAAGGGCTTGTCATTATGGATACGCCGGGCAACGATCCTTCTTCCATCGCAGGCATGATAGCAGGGGGAGCACAGATTGTCGTATTCACCTCAGGACGGGGAACGCCTACGGGCAATCCGCTGGCACCTGTAATAAAAGTAACGGGTAACAGAGAGACCTATGCTATGATGCAGGATAATATTGATGTAGATGCCAGCCATGTGATTTATGGTCCGGAAAGCTTGGAAGAGCTTGGAGCCATGTTATTAGAAGAAGTAGTAGAAGTAGCGAAGGGAAAACTGACGAAAGCAGAAGTTCTCGGCTTTGTAGAAACATCGGTGCAAAGAGTTTGCAATTATGCGTAA